ACGCAGACGTAGCCCGGGTTGCACTGCGAGTCGTTGAGGCAGACCGACGGCTCGCACCACGTGAAGCCGTCCTCGGTCTTGTCGACCGAACCGGGAGGGCAGTCGTCCTGCGCCGCGAGCACGACGCGCGTGCTCAGGACGGTGACGACGAACAACGCGCTCCCGAATCGGACTCTCATCATTCGTCCGGCGTACCACGGAACGGTGACCGACCTCCAACTGGCCCCTGGCCTGGCCCTGTTCGGCCCGGGCCAGGCCTTCGCGCGTGCAACGTAGCGAGAGGATTGACGCCGATCGCGGGTACGCGTCGTGCGAGGGCACGCGTCGTGACGACCCATCGCGCCGGAGGTACGATCGATGATCATGTCGCAGGGCTCTCGACGAACGCCGCACGCGCCGGACACGAGCCACCTCATCACGGACGACGGCGCGCCCGTGGATAGCTGGCTCGCCGAAAAGCAGATGCGCCTGCTCACCGGGCCGCTCTACGCGGGCTGGAGACCCGGGCGCCCATTCGTCGTGGCGGCGAACGTCGGCGTCTTTGCGATCCCGAAGAACCCGGCCCTCGTCCCCGACGTGTTCGTCAGCGTCGACGTGAGCGCGCCGCAGCTCAGCGGCCCGGATCGGCTCAATTCGTACTTCGTCTGGGAGTTCGGCAAGCCGCCGGACGTCGTCATCGAGATTGTGTCCGATACGCCCGGCGGTGAGCTGAGCGACAAGCTGCGCGACTACGAGCGAATGCGCGTGCCGTACTATGCGGTCTACGATCCGCTGCGGAGGCTCCGCACCGAGGAGCTCTTGACGTTCTCGCTCGACGGCGGTGCCTACGCCCTCCGCGATGAACCGCGCTTCGACACGGTGGGGCTCAGCCTCCGCTTCTGGGAAGGTGTCTTCGAGGGCATTCGCTTCCGCTGGCTTCGATGGGCAGACCTCGACGGTCACCTCATTCCGATCGCCGAGGAGGACCGCGCGCAGGCGGAAGAGGCGAAGGCGCAAGTGGAAGAGGCGAAGGCGCAAGTGGAAGAGGCGAAGGCGCAAGTGGAAGAGGCGAAGGCGCGAGTGACGGCGGCCGAAGAACGCAACCGCGCGCTCGAGGCGCGTCTTCGCGCGTTGGGGATCGAACCTGAAGGTTGAGCGACTCGATCAGAGCACGAACGTGCGGCGGCCTTCGACGATGACGCGGCGGTCGAGGTGTGCGCGGACGGCGCGGGCGAGGACGACGCGTTCGACGTCGCGGCCGACGCGGACGAGCTCGTCGGGGCCCATCGCGTGGGTGATGCGCTGCACGTCTTGCTCGATGATGGGGCCCTCGTCGAGGTCCTTCGTCGCGTAGTGCGCCGTCGCGCCGATGAGCTTCACGCCGCGTGCGTGCGCCTGGTGGTACGGCTTCGCGCCCTGGAACGCGGGGAGGAAGCCGTGATGGATGTTGATGACCGGCGGCGACTTGGTGAGGAAATCGTCGCTGAGGACTTGCATGTATCGTGCAAGGACCACGAGGTCGACGTCGTGGCGCTTGAGGAGGTCGAGCACCTGCGCCTCCTGCTCTGGCTTCGTCTCCTTCGTGATCGGAAGGGCGTAGAAGGGGAGGCGGAAGGATTGCGCGGCGCCCTCGAGCGCGGCGTGGTTCGAGATGACGAGCGCGATCTCGCACGGGAGCTCGCCTTGCTTCTGGCGCAGCGCGAGGTCGTAGAGGCAGGTCGGGTCCTTCGTCACCATCACCGCGACCCGCGCGACGCGGTCGTCGTAGCCGATGGACCACTCGCCGCCGAACGGCGTCGCGATATGAGTCTGGAAGGAGGCCTCCATCGTCGCGCGCGTCGTCGCCGCGCCGAGGTCGACGACGAGCCGCATGTAGAACCGCGCTCCGCCCTCGCGATGGAGATCGGTGTAGTTGCTCGCCTCGAGGATGTTGAGCCCCTGATCGGCGAAGAACCCGGAGACGCGAGCGACGAGCCCGGATCGGTCGGGCGCCGCGAAGAGGATGGTCGCGCGATTCATGGCCGCCGAGCGTAGCTCAGTCCGCCGCTGCTACGCTGCTTCGAGGTCTTGCCGGGTTCCCGCACCTGCGTCAGCCGAGCGCTTGCCACGCGGCGGCGGTGCGTTGGGTGCGTGCTTGCTCGGCGACCATGAGGAGGCCGAGGTCGCGGCGCCAGCGGGCGAGCTCGTCGGGTGGGGCCTTCGCGAACGATGCGTCGTGCTCCGTGACGAGGCGGCGGAGCTGCGTGAAGAGGCCCGCGAGCGCGACGTGCTTCGCCGCCTCGCTCGGCGGCGCGAGCGCGACCTCGCGGACGCCGAGGACGAGCGCGGCGGCGCCCTCCATGAACGCGTGGTCGAAGCCGCTGCGGCGCGCGAGGCCGAGGAGGTAGCCGAGCGTCGCGCCGAGGACGTGCGCGTCCTCGATCGTGCGGAACGGCTTCAGGTACTCGACGTACGCGTCGCCGGCGAGGACGTCGAAGGACGTGCTCGGCACGGCGTCGAGGGTGACCTTCGCGTGCGGGATCTCCGGCGCGAACGGCGTCGGCGCGCGCGGCGCGATCGTGACGCGCTCGGCCGGGAGCGGCAAACGCGCGAGGACGAGCTGGTTCTTGCCGTCTGCGCCGGTACCTTTGCTCGCCACGACGAGGAGCTCCTCCGCGTGCGTCGCGAGCGTCGCGAACGTCTTCTCGCCGCGGAGCACGCCGTCCTCGAGCCGCGTCTGGATCGCGCGCGGGTGCGCGCCGCCGGACTCGGTCGCCGCGAGCGAGCGCCGCTTGCCGTCGCGGAGGCCGAGGAGCCGCTCGAGCGCCGCCTGATAGCCGCCGACGAACGCGTAGCCGAGGCGATCGGCCTCGAAGCCGGCCCAGAGCGCGCGATCGATCGGCTGCGCGTACGGCGCATCTGCGATCCGCGCAAACCACACGTCGAGGTTCGCGATCGGGCCCGCGGGCGCTGACCGCAAGAGATGCTCGAGGACGTCCATCATCGAGCGAGCGTAGCGTCAGCGCGGGCGGGCCCGGCGGCGGCGGGCGAGGAGCGCCGTCGCGAGGAGGGACGCGAGCGGCAGGAGCGATCCCGAGGCTGCATGCGGAGCGGCGGAGCAGCCGCCCTCGCGAACGACCACGACCGTCGGCTGCGCCGCGCCCGCGTCGGTGTCGGCCACGACCGGTGGCTTCCTGCGGCGCGGCGGCGGCGCCGTGTCCTCGGGATCCGGCGCGTCCGGCTTCGAGCCGTCCGCGTCTTCGGGCTTCGAGACATCGCCGTCGCTGCCGCCCGAGCCCGTACCGGTTCCAGTTCCCGAGCCCGAGCCGGTGCCCGAGCCCGTGCCGGTCCCAGTGCCGGTGCCAGTTCCCGAGCCCGTGCCAGTCCCAGTGCCCGAGCCCGTGCCGGTTCCGGTGCCCGTGCCGGTTCCGGTGCCCGTGCCGGTTCCCGTGCCGTCGCCGAGTGACGGGGGCCTGTTTCCGCCGAGGGTGAGCGCGCGAGCCTGGATCTCGCTCCACGCGGGGCTGAGCGCGGGGAGCTTCGGGCCGATCACGTAGTTGTGTCGCTTCGCTTCGCGCCAGAGGTTGTAGACGCGGTAGCAACCATCGTGGTGCGCGTCCGAGAGCGAGCCGAGCGGCACGTACACCGGACGCGTCACGCCGTCCGCTCCCTTCTCGGTGAAGCCGTTCGCGAGCCATCGCTTGCACGTCGCCATCGGCACCTCGTCGTCCGCTCGGACGACGCCGGCCTGGCGATAGACGGTCTCGAGCTGCTCGTAGGTGCGCACGTTGCCGTCGATGACCTCGGCGGGAGAGAAGCCCGCGCGCGTCGCGAGCTCGAGGCTCAGGTCGTCGGCCTCCTGCTCGTCGGTGTACCAGCCGAACTGCCCCGTCTTCATGTGCTCGACGAGCGCGGTCTCGTTGCGATCGACCTGGTCGAGCGTCGCGGTGAGCTTCACGAGCGCGGCGTCCAACGTCGCGCCCTCGATCCCCCAGCGGATGCGCGCGTCTTCGAGGAGCGTCCGAAGCGTGTCGTAGCTCGCCTGGTCGGCGAGGCTGACCTGCCGGCCGCACGTGGCGATGACGCGCTCGTAGTCGACGTAGGCGCTCGTGTTGGCGGGCGTTATCTGACCGGACAGGATCGTCTGCCGATACATGTCGGAGATCTGCGCGTTGGGGCAGAGCGAATGAAGCCCGAGCACCACCGGCGCGAGGCGCTTGTTGTAGATGGTCTGCGCCTTCAGCCGCGCCGGCTTCCCGGAGGCGTGGATCGCGTCGATGATCTGCTCGTAGCGATCGCTCTCCGCGTGCTCGACCGGGCGATCGGGGCCGTTCGGATCGTCGCGGTAGAAGAAGTCGATGTGCTTCTTCACGACCGGGTTCGAGTGCGCGCGATAGTAGTGACCGAGCTCGTGCGCGAGCGTCTCCGCGACGCGCGCCTCTTCACCCCACGTGATCGCGTCGAGCGTGACGCCGATCGTGCTCGACACGGCGTAGGTCGCGAGCTGCGCGGTGTTGCCGTAGACGTAGCAACTCGTCACCCCGAGCTCGCCGTCGGCGTACAGACCCATCTCGCAGTCGTGGGCCTGGCTGTTCCAGTACGAGGCGAAGGCGCCTCGATCGAACCAGTTCTGCGGCTGCACGCAGCGCGCGGAGACATCCATCGCCCACGCGCCCTCTCCCGTCACGAAGAGATGAGGGCCCGCCGGCCCGTTCGGGGAGGTGGGGCGCACGGCCCAGCGCGGACACGCGAGCGCGGCCGACACCCACGCGTTCGGGCCCCACACCTTGAAGAGCGCGGCGGACGGCTTCGGCGCGGTGAGGACCTCGCCGCGCTGGCGGAGCACGTCGCCGACGATGACGTGATAGCGATCGAGCCACTGCTGGAGACGCAGCGTCGTCGGATCGTTCCGCTCGACCATCTGCGCGGGGTTGCCGCCCGGCCCCGTCATCCCTTTGCCGAGCTCCGCCGCCGAGATCTCCGCCCACGCGTACGGGTTGTTCAGCGTGACGAGATCGCCGAGCCGATGCTCCTCCTCCAACGAGCCCGTGCTCTGCGCGGCGGTGGTGCACGCCGCTCCGGCGGCGAGGAAAAAGAAGCCGACGAGCGCGGTGCGAGAAGCGAAGTGCATTGGCTACATTTGCCTACAGCAAGACGTATTCCCCGGGGAAAGCTGGGAGATGATCCAGGATTGCGGTGACTTACCCGCAGCTGCGGGATGCGCAGAGCGTGGTTGGTCATCGATCCATGGGTGGGCATCGGCCCATCTACTCGTGTGCTAGAGCCGCGCACGAATGAACGCGATCGAAGAAGCCCGCACGCTCCCCGCGCGCTCGCTCGATTTCTGGTTCGACTACACGTGCCCGTACGCGTACCTCGGCTCGACGCGGGCGCAGGCGGTCGCCGATCGAATGGGCGTGAAGCTCACCTGGCAGCCGCTCCTCCTCGGCGGCGTGCTGAAGGCGAACGGCCAGCCGCAGAACCTCTTCGCGACGCGAAGCGCGGCGCGGGTCGCGTACGACGCGGAGGACATGAAGCGCTGGGCGAAGCGGCTCGGTGTGGAGCTCTCGATGCCGGCGGGCCATCCGCTCCGCTCGGTCGAGGCGCTCCGCGCGACGATCGCGACGAACGTCGATCCCGCCGTCGTCGCCGCCTTCTATCGCGCGTACTGGATCGAGGGGCGCGCGATCTCCTCGCCCGACGTGATCGCCGACGTCGTCACGAAGGCCGGCTACGACGCGGAGGCGATCCTCGCCGCGATAGCGACCGATTCGATCAAGGACGACCTCCGCGCGCGCACCGATCGCGCGATCGCGCTCGGCGTCTTCGGCGTGCCGGCGTGGATCGTCGACGGCGAGCACCTCTACTGGGGTCAGGACCGCATCGAGCAGGTCGAGGGCGTGCGCCGCGCATCGACGCCCGCCGCCGACGCGCCGAAGACGGGCAAGGTCCTCGAGGTGTTCTGGGACTTCTCCTCGCCGTTCGCGTACCTCGGCACGACGCAGGTCGACGCGCTCGCGAAGCGGACCGGCGCGACGGTGGTGTGGCACCCGATGCTGCTCGGCGGGCTCTTCAAATCGCTCGGCGGCCCCGACGTCCCGATCGCCACGTTCTCCGAGGCGAAGCAGCGCTGGCTCCTCTCGGACCTCGAGCGCTGGGCGCGCGTGTGGGGGGTGCCGTACAAGTGGCCGTCGCGCTTCCCGACCAACTCGCTCAAGGCGCTCCGCCTCTACTTCGCGCTGCCGGCGGAGCATCGCGATCGCTACCGCGCCGCGACGTTCCGCGCGATGTGGGCCGACGACGAGGACATCACCGACGACGCCGTCCTCGCGCGCTGCGTCGGCGACGAGCGCGTCGCGAAGGCGGCCTTCGCGACGATCGGCGACGACGAGGTGAAGGCCGCGCTCCGCGAGTCGACGAACGAGGCGCACGCGCGCGGCGTCTTCGGCGCGCCGACCTTCATCGTCGGCGACGATCTCTACTGGGGTCAGGACCGCCTCGACCTCGTCGAGGATGCGTTGGTCGAGACGCGCTCGGATGACCGAGCGCTTCGGGCCTGATCTCTACG
This region of Labilithrix sp. genomic DNA includes:
- a CDS encoding Uma2 family endonuclease produces the protein MSQGSRRTPHAPDTSHLITDDGAPVDSWLAEKQMRLLTGPLYAGWRPGRPFVVAANVGVFAIPKNPALVPDVFVSVDVSAPQLSGPDRLNSYFVWEFGKPPDVVIEIVSDTPGGELSDKLRDYERMRVPYYAVYDPLRRLRTEELLTFSLDGGAYALRDEPRFDTVGLSLRFWEGVFEGIRFRWLRWADLDGHLIPIAEEDRAQAEEAKAQVEEAKAQVEEAKAQVEEAKARVTAAEERNRALEARLRALGIEPEG
- the purU gene encoding formyltetrahydrofolate deformylase; this translates as MNRATILFAAPDRSGLVARVSGFFADQGLNILEASNYTDLHREGGARFYMRLVVDLGAATTRATMEASFQTHIATPFGGEWSIGYDDRVARVAVMVTKDPTCLYDLALRQKQGELPCEIALVISNHAALEGAAQSFRLPFYALPITKETKPEQEAQVLDLLKRHDVDLVVLARYMQVLSDDFLTKSPPVINIHHGFLPAFQGAKPYHQAHARGVKLIGATAHYATKDLDEGPIIEQDVQRITHAMGPDELVRVGRDVERVVLARAVRAHLDRRVIVEGRRTFVL
- a CDS encoding acyl-CoA dehydrogenase encodes the protein MMDVLEHLLRSAPAGPIANLDVWFARIADAPYAQPIDRALWAGFEADRLGYAFVGGYQAALERLLGLRDGKRRSLAATESGGAHPRAIQTRLEDGVLRGEKTFATLATHAEELLVVASKGTGADGKNQLVLARLPLPAERVTIAPRAPTPFAPEIPHAKVTLDAVPSTSFDVLAGDAYVEYLKPFRTIEDAHVLGATLGYLLGLARRSGFDHAFMEGAAALVLGVREVALAPPSEAAKHVALAGLFTQLRRLVTEHDASFAKAPPDELARWRRDLGLLMVAEQARTQRTAAAWQALG
- a CDS encoding 2-hydroxychromene-2-carboxylate isomerase produces the protein MNAIEEARTLPARSLDFWFDYTCPYAYLGSTRAQAVADRMGVKLTWQPLLLGGVLKANGQPQNLFATRSAARVAYDAEDMKRWAKRLGVELSMPAGHPLRSVEALRATIATNVDPAVVAAFYRAYWIEGRAISSPDVIADVVTKAGYDAEAILAAIATDSIKDDLRARTDRAIALGVFGVPAWIVDGEHLYWGQDRIEQVEGVRRASTPAADAPKTGKVLEVFWDFSSPFAYLGTTQVDALAKRTGATVVWHPMLLGGLFKSLGGPDVPIATFSEAKQRWLLSDLERWARVWGVPYKWPSRFPTNSLKALRLYFALPAEHRDRYRAATFRAMWADDEDITDDAVLARCVGDERVAKAAFATIGDDEVKAALRESTNEAHARGVFGAPTFIVGDDLYWGQDRLDLVEDALVETRSDDRALRA